The following is a genomic window from Eubalaena glacialis isolate mEubGla1 chromosome 18, mEubGla1.1.hap2.+ XY, whole genome shotgun sequence.
GTGGACTCCATCACCTCCCACCTAGATCCGGATTTGGGTCCACTTGGCGTCTCGCCACCAGTTCCAGCCATCAGTGTGGGGGCAGTGGTTCGAAGATGTCGACAGACACAGACTCTGAGATCCGGGACGTCAGTAACGTGAGGAGAGGAAGGCTGGCGCACCCTCCGTACTTCCCGCCAtctccctctgttctctctctccttccccgtcCCTACCCAGCTCACTCACCGGAGTTGAAGCCAGCCCTCCAACTGCGTGAGCGTGAGCGCGCGGGGcacgggctgggggtggggttgggggggtggagtgggaggctgaCCTCACAATGACTAGCAGGTTTGCTAAGGGTTGGGTCTGTTAGGCTCTAGGGATCCGGAGCGCCCTTTGTCGCTTGGCAGGTACAGGTGAAAGCTGTGTCCGGTGCTCTCTGAAGGGCCTGGGGCCTGTGACTTCCAGTGGtccagtggatggatggatggatggatggatggatgcatgcacgGAAGGACGGATGGATGGGATGAAAGCAGTGTTCCCATGTTGGGGTACAGGGAAGTCATGCTGGCTCTCACATGATTTCTATGCTAACTGCAACAGCCTGTTTTGTGGCCTcttaaacatacattgtacatgtGCTTTCATCGTTACAGAAAAGCGTGCACTGTCCAGAAATAAAGACGTCCTTTTTCAAGATACACATAAAATGCCTCCCTTACCTGGACGCCAGTGCTACTAGTCGTCCGATGAGAAGGCTCCTTTGGCAGGCGCCAAGGCCATGCTGATTCGCGGTCTATGTGCTCATCTGTCTCTTTTGGAAACAAGAAGACAAGGAATGGACCCCTGACGCGATAGAGGTTCTCTGCCCTCACATATAAAACTAGGCTGAAAGTcatgcttctccagagcagttccTCCGAGCCctgtgagaggctgtctcccgcgCTCGAGTCCTCCGTTTGGCTCCaataactcttttcttttcctattatggATTCTTTGTTGATGACTATCCTCATCAGATGGATGTATGGTTCAAAAAGCAAGAAGGACTGACGGATGAGTAGATGGACGGATTGTTGGGGCTCCCAAGAGTGGAGGAAAGGCCGGCCCGGGCCAGCCCAGGCTTACCAagcaggatggagtgggagggggggcgggtgaggggtggggggagaagttgGGGGCTAGTTGGGAAGAACTGCGCGGAGTAGGGCCTTGCAATCACATCCCTGCGAGGcactgggagaggcagaggcagggacccCCGTCTCACCCGCCACCCGAAACCAGTGTGGCACCAGGGCATGGGCCTCCTCTGCCCACGTCTAGGGGAGCTACCACTTTCGGGGTCAGTGGATTTTCTGGTGACACGACCACAGTTCACAGTTCGAGCCGGGACTCTGCGATGTTCCTCGCCCCCGCCTCACCAGATGGCATCCCACACCCTCCTCCCATTTGACACCATTCCCACCCATGCCGATCCAGATTTGGATCCACAGAGGTACCCGGCGTGCCTTGGTCTGGCCACCAGCTTCGGCAGCCACTGGCGGAGACGGTGGCACAGACCCAGAGATCTAGGATGTCCAGAACCTGGGGACCGGAGGGCTGGCGCACCCTCCCTACATCCCTCGCTGCCCTccgtcctcctctctcccctccctgggctctgaCAGCCAGCCTTCTACTGGTGGAAGCCTGCCCTCCGACCAGGCGGGCGCGGACAATCGCCTTGGTTGCCCCGGGTTTCCCGTTTGTTGCCCTGGCGGGTTACTCAGCAAACGGGGGCGGGGCTCTCCGTGACGCGGGCGCGCCCTCTGGCGGCTGGCCGGGCTAGGGGCAGGCGCCGCCGGCGGCCCCCGTGCCTTTGGAAGAAGCCCGGGCCCCCATCCTCCAGTGCGTCCAGCACATGGATGGAAGCAAGGATAAATGAGCGGATGGAAGGacgcaaggaagggagggaggaagaaagggagggaggaaggaagaaggaaggctaCATAAATGGATAGTTGCGGAGTGCAGAGTGGAATAAGGCCAGGCCGGGCCAGGCTGACCAAGCAGGATCAGGAGCCTAGTGGTGGTATCCCTTGCTCAGGTCAATCCTCAGTGTGTGCCTGGGACTGTCCCGGAAGGGGGACTGCCCTGTGAGCTGGACAGGGGACTGACTGTGGGCTTCTGGGGGGCTTTGCTCCCTCGTGGGCTTCAGCGCCtgcagccagagccagagccagagccagagccagagccagagccagagccagagcccgaGCCAGAGCCCGAGCCTGAGCCCAGGCCCAAGGAACTGCCGTGCCCGTGGAGGGATGGGGCTTGTCTGAGGAGCCCGGGACTCCCTGCAGTCCCCATTTCCCCCCcactcaccaccaccccaccccaccccaccccctccgtgACAAGGTGGCTCCGTGGCTCTGTCTGGCTGTGTGGCTCAGTGGGATTCTTGTTTCCTTCCTTATCGCTTTTCCTGGCTTTTCTTCAAATGTGCCTGACTTGCCATGTCCTGGGAACAGCACGTGGAAGGAAGCCCCTCTGCATCCTGAGAGGCACCCTTCCACACCCAAAAACACAAGGAATCTCTATGAGGAACTCATGATACACTTGCAGGAAAGATGCCGAAAGTCATGCTCATGATGCGAATGCCccaaatcccacccccacccgaGCCCCTTTCCCCCAGCGCTCAACTCACCTAACCCGACCACAGCGCCATGATCTGGAAGAGGAAAGTCCCTTGGGCAAGGCATGATCCACTCGACTACAACCTTCTGGAAAATTCACCACCACCGATCCACTTCCAGTTGAGCTGTGTGTTTTGGCCTACCAGCACTTCATTTGCTAGCTTCCAGTCTTCTTGCTGGGATGTAGGGACCCCGGGATGGGATGGGGGCGGTGGGGCTATCCTCTGCTGTTGGAAAGTGCTCTCTCTGGGTGTTTGGGGTCGGCTCACCCTGACTGCAAGCTTCTGAGAGCATGGGTTGGGGCTCAGCACATCTCCTCCTGTGGTCCTGGATAGGAACTTCTTCATCGTGACCCCCCCTGGGGGTTCTCCCTGTGGTCCAAAGCACGGCTTGGGGTCATTATCAGCCCTGAAATCTCCAAACACCGCCTCAGAGGTgcaccctctgcctccctccttcctggccgCATCCCGATTCCACACCTGTCTGActcgctctctctcttctctgtgcttGTGTGTGCTCTTCCGTCTTCTCCAtgattctctcctcctcctcctctgcagtACACGCGTTCCATGGCACTGGGTTCGCTTTTCCTTCTTAAACCCCTTTTGGCTCCGGTCAGTGCTTCTGTTCTTGGGAAGTCTTGGCCATCCCCTATTTCCAttgctttgctttgttctgtttttcacctCATCAAGGACCTTCCATTCCCGGTCCGGACTGGGCATTTCCCTTCTGTGTCTTTCACCTAGGATGGAACGTCTGTTCCTATTTCTTTCAGCATGATCTGCATCCCAGGAAATGCACCACACTCCCCTTTGTTTTCTGATGAGTTTTGGCAGACTCGCCTGGAACTGGGTTGCTGCCACCACCAGAACCTTGAGCGCTGGAGGGCGCGGAACGAGAAAGCCTTTGAAAAAACGGAGAATGAAAATCACTGGGGCCTGGAAAAAATGGCTGTCGTTCCACTGTGGTTCTTTTGAGAAGAGCTAGAGCCCTGTCGTGATGATCACCACGATGGGGGTGGCAATGGACTGACACGGAGATTTGCAGTGAGtgcccgcctccctccctcaccccacccatgCCCACCGGGGTATGTGCCTGGGTTGGGACTCAAACACAGCTGCCGTCAAGGTCCAGACCCCAGGTACCCCACCCCCAAGTTCTCCTGGCCCTTTGCCCTAAGACACACaccgacacacagacacagagacagacagacagacacacacacacacacacacacacacacacacacacacacacacacacacagggcgcCTTGCCCAGAATCAAACTCGGACAGGCATACCTGCCAACACACCTGGCTCTTACTACACTGTTAGAAGCCTGTCTCTTCTAGCTTCTCTAACATCTGCTAGCTGCCACAAGTGTGGTCTCAAAAGTTCCCCTCTTGCACCTCTGTAGTCATTTTGGACCCCAACCAAGCCTTGCTTCACAAGCACCCTTACTTTGGAGCAGTTCCAATCCGAATTCTTGACGCACAACTCATGGAACTAACTATGGCCTGGGAGGTTTTGCCTTCAGAACCTTCCTCCGTTTTGTAGTGCAGCAGAACATCATTCAAGTGCCTCCTGAATCTGCGTCTCCCAGGCTAGGCTGCGGTCCTAAGAAGCCCCAGAGTGGAATGCCTCTGCCTCAATCGGGTCTTCTTCTCTGTACCTCTGTTTCACCGTAGGCTTTGCCTGGTTTCTTCAAGAGAGGCACACAGGGGACAGAAATCTGTCAGCGGAGCCCCTACTGAGGAAAGGGCACTGGGTCCTGGGACGCCTCTGAGATGCATTCCTGATCGCCCCTGTTGCAGGAGGAAGGTGTCAGGCAACCGGTGTGCCTGAAAGAGAGCTAGGGTCCTTGGGGAGGGAGCACCCTCCTCAGCCTAGCCCAGGTACTTGAGGGAGGGTGGtggtttgggggggggtggtggtggtggtggtcgtggtggtggggtgtgtgtgtggaagagatGGGTTAGGGGTGCTGGGGAGCGGAAACGGCAGGGAGAAGGGGCTTCCGACACATTCCTGGAGagccctggaagaggcaggggccCCGCCTAGTGCAGGCCCAGGGCATGGGCCTCCTCTGCCCAAGTCTAAGGGAGGGACCACCCTCAGGGGCCAGTGGATTTTTGGCAACAGACCATCCCTTGGAGCGGGACTCGGGGATCTTCATCGCGCCCCACCTCGCCGCATTTCACTCTGCACCCCTCTCTCACTGGCTGCAATTTCCACTCACCCCGAACCAGATCTGGGTCCACAGACGTCCCCGCTGTATCTATCTGCGCCTCACCACCAGGTCCAGCTGCTGCTGCCGAGAACGCGACATAGGCCCAGATATCTGGGCTGTGGGTAACCTAAGGAAAGAGGGTGCTGGCGCACCCTCCCTACTGTCCCCCAGGTGGTTGCCCCAGAACAATACCCCGGCCCGTCCCTCCAAGGGAAACCACCTGCCCCAGCCTTCAGTTGCAGAACCAAACCTCAGAAGGAGAGAACCCAAGAGAAATATCAACATGTGACTGGAATTGATGAAATCACCCTCTTGACCTCTCCTGAACccgagcctcattatacgctcactgGACTCCAGTTAGCCTGATGGGAAACACCTGaccacagggaaggaaggaaaagaagaagatgggACCACGGTTCCAGGGAGAAGAACCCCGCCTCTTCCCAGAAAACCAATACCCATGCCTCCGCCTCACGAACGAACCCTACCTTTAAACTTCCTGCCTTGTGAGCCCCCAGAGGAGAAGTTGATTGGTGAGCCAAGCCCTCGACTCGGGCGTGTGCTGTTAGTATCTCAGCCTGCGTTTCCTTGATGGCAGTGGGAATCCAACAGGGAAAGAAACTTCCCCGCTGAGGCCGGGAGCTTCGGTTGGGCTGGGACCTAAGGGGAGGCGTCCATACGACCAACTCGGGAAGGCCGCCTCTCACCGTGGCCGCTCGGCCCTCCTGTCGTCCTTCTGGCTGGTGGAGCTGAAGCCGGTCCTCCAGGCGCGCATGCGCAGGCGACCAGGCCGCGAGGCCTGGCTGCGCCTCGGGCACGGTTGCTAAGCGACTTGTCTCTGAGGGGTGGGCGACAcgttggctggctggctggctggcgggCTGGCGGGCGGGCGCAGGCGCGGGCCGTGTCCGGTGCTCTAGGAAGGGCCTGGGGCCTAGGTCTTCCAGTGGTCCGGCAGACCGACAGACGGAAGGAAGGGTGGGCGGATCCACGGCTCGATGGAAGGTTGGAGGAATATACGGACGGACTGTTGGGGCCCCGCAGAGTGGAGGAAAGCCCTGCCGAGGGGCGGcaagcggaggggaggggagggtagggGCGGTgaagggcggggaggggaggggagaaggaggcggGGAGAGGTTGCGAGCCTAGCGTGGAAGAATGGCGGAAAGAAGCGGTTTTCCACAGTTTCCTGCAAAGCAATGGAAGCGGCAGAGAACCCGCCCAGTGTGACGCCAGGGCACGGGCGGCCTCTGCCCATGTCTAGGGGAGGTACCGCTCTCTCTCCGGGTCAGTGGGTTTCTCGGCGACGTGACCGTCATTTTGAGCGGGGACATGGGGACCTTCATGCCGCTCGCCGCCTCACCAGGCACCAGATTCCAAACCACGCCCCCTTTCTCCATACAGTGGACTCCATCACCTCCCACCTAGATCCGGATTTGGGTCCACTTGGCGTCTCGCCACCAGTTCCAGCCATCAGTGTGGGGGCAGTGGTTCGAAGATGTCGACAGACACAGACTCTGAGATCCGGGACGTCAGTAACGTGAGGAGAGGAAGGCTGGCGCACCCTCCGTACTTCCCGCCAtctccctctgttctctctctccttccccgtcCCTACCCAGCTCACTCACCGGAGTTGAAGCCAGCCCTCCAACTGCGTGAGCGTGAGCGCGCGGGGcacgggctgggggtggggttgggggggtggagtgggaggctgaCCTCACAATGACTAGCAGGTTTGCTAAGGGTTGGGTCTGTTAGGCTCTAGGGATCCGGAGCGCCCTTTGTCGCTTGGCAGGTACAGGTGAAAGCTGTGTCCGGTGCTCTCTGAAGGGCCTGGGGCCTGTGACTTCCAGTGGtccagtggatggatggatggatggatggatgcatgcatgcacGGAAGGACGGATGGATGGGATGAAAGCAGTGTTCCCATGTTGGGGTACAGGGAAGTCATGCTGGCTCTCACATGATTTCTATGCTAACTGCAACAGCCTGTTTTGTGGCCTcttaaacatacattgtacatgtGCTTTCATCGTTACAGAAAAGCGTGCACTGTCCAGAAATAAAGACGTCCTTTTTCAAGATACACATAAAATGCCTCCCTTACCTGGACGCCAGTGCTACTAGTCGTCCGATGAGAAGGCTCCTTTGGCAGGCGCCAAGGCCATGCTGATTCGCGGTCTATGTGCTCATCTGTCTCTTTTGGAAACAAGAAGACAAGGAATGGACCCCTGACGCGATAGAGGTTCTCTGCCCTCACATATAAAACTAGGCTGAAAGTcatgcttctccagagcagttccTCCGAGCCctgtgagaggctgtctcccgcgCTCGAGTCCTCCGTTTGGCTCCaataactcttttcttttcctattatggATTCTTTGTTGATGACTATCCTCATCAGATGGATGTATGGTTCAAAAAGCAAGAAGGACTGACGGATGAGTAGATGGACGGATTGTTGGGGCTCCCAAGAGTGGAGGAAAGGCCGGCCCGGGCCAGCCCAGGCTTACCAagcaggatggagtgggagggggggcgggtgaggggtggggggagaagttgGGGGCTAGTTGGGAAGAACTGCGCGGAGTAGGGCCTTGCAATCACATCCCTGCGAGGcactgggagaggcagaggcagggacccCCGTCTCACCCGCCACCCGAAACCAGTGTGGCACCAGGGCATGGGCCTCCTCTGCCCACGTCTAGGGGAGCTACCACTTTCGGGGTCAGTGGATTTTCTGGTGACACGACCACAGTTCACAGTTCGAGCCGGGACTCTGCGATGTTCCTCGCCCCCGCCTCACCAGATGGCATCCCACACCCTCCTCCCATTTGACACCATTCCCACCCATGCCGATCCAGATTTGGATCCACAGAGGTACCCGGCGTGCCTTGGTCTGGCCACCAGCTTCGGCAGCCACTGGCGGAGACGGTGGCACAGACCCAGAGATCTAGGATGTCCAGAACCTGGGGACCGGAGGGCTGGCGCACCCTCCCTACATCCCTCGCTGCCCTccgtcctcctctctcccctccctgggctctgaCAGCCAGCCTTCTACTGGTGGAAGCCTGCCCTCCGACCAGGCGGGCGCGGACAATCGCCTTGGTTGCCCCGGGTTTCCCGTTTGTTGCCCTGGCGGGTTACTCAGCAAACGGGGGCGGGGCTCTCCGTGACGCGGGCGCGCCCTCTGGCGGCTGGCCGGGCTAGGGGCAGGCGCCGCCGGCGGCCCCCGTGCCTTTGGAAGAAGCCCGGGCCCCCATCCTCCAGTGCGTCCAGCACATGGATGGAAGCAAGGATAAATGAGCGGATGGAAGGacgcaaggaagggagggaggaagaaagggagggaggaaggaagaaggaaggctaCATAAATGGATAGTTGCGGAGTGCAGAGTGGAATAAGGCCAGGCCGGGCCAGGCTGACCAAGCAGGATCAGGAGCCTAGTGGTGGTATCCCTTGCTCAGGTCAATCCTCAGTGTGTGCCTGGGACTGTCCCGGAAGGGGGACTGCCCTGTGAGCTGGACAGGGGACTGACTGTGGGCTTCTGGGGGGCTTTGCTCCCTCGTGGGCTTCAGCGCCtgcagccagagccagagccagagccagagccagagccagagccagagccagagcccgaGCCAGAGCCCGAGCCTGAGCCCAGGCCCAAGGAACTGCCGTGCCCGTGGAGGGATGGGGCTTGTCTGAGGAGCCCGGGACTCCCTGCAGTCCCCATTTCCCCCCcactcaccaccaccccaccccaccccaccccctccgtgACAAGGTGGCTCCGTGGCTCTGTCTGGCTGTGTGGCTCAGTGGGATTCTTGTTTC
Proteins encoded in this region:
- the LOC133077672 gene encoding uncharacterized protein LOC133077672 is translated as MKKFLSRTTGGDVLSPNPCSQKLAVRALKPTREQSPPEAHSQSPVQLTGQSPFRDSPRHGGRRRRLPLARPAARGRARVTESPAPVLDILDLWVCATVSASGCRSWWPDQGTPVPRRDVIARPYSAQFFPTSPQLLPPPLTRPPSHSILLETDEHIDRESAWPWRLPKEPSHRTTSSTGVQPVPRALTLTQLEGWLQLRWEVMESTVWRKGAWFGIWCLARNLSPPPSPLPSPPFTAPTLPSPPLAAPRQGFPPLCGAPTVRPYIPPTFHRAVDPPTLPSVCRSAGPLEDLGPRPFLEHRTRPAPAPARQPASQPASQRVAHPSETSRLATVPEAQPGLAAWSPAHARLEDRLQLHQPEGRQEGRAATVRGGLPELVVWTPPLRSQPNRSSRPQRGSFFPCWIPTAIKETQAEILTAHARVEGLAHQSTSPLGAHKAGSLKAFSFRALQRSRFWWWQQPSSRRVCQNSSENKGECGAFPGMQIMLKEIGTDVPS